AAAGAAGACAAGGTTTCCAGCCCTCCATATGCAGCAATTTGCTGACACCCAACAGGATTATCATTTGCTAAGTTCATAAGAACCTGCCAAGAAGACTGTTATGAGTTCGCACAGTTCAACTATTTCTTATGCGTTCTAACACAGTGCATGTAGGACGGGATATCAATTAATCAAAAAGGCACTATTCTATTAATGAGTAACCAAAATAATCAAACAGCTAATGAGTCTCAAAGAACTGAATAAATCTTAGTTGAGAGATGATAGTAGACGATGAGAACTGTAAACAGTAACATGAATCTAGAAATAAACCCTCATTTGACCAAGGGACCAAAAAACAACTAGATTGTACACACCGGTAACACCACCACCCCACCCACAATTGCATAGATGTTGACGTGGAGGACCACAAAAGTTTAAAGCAATGTGAAAAAGGTTTAACATAGTGGGGTGCAGGATTACCTTGACAGCAGTAAGAAGGCAGTCAGCTACAAGACTGGAACCTTCTTGGCTAACAGCACCTGAACAGGATGTCTCTTGTGTTTGATGGTTTTCTCCATTACTTGATGCTTCTTGCCTCATAATATGCTGCAACTGACAAATGTCATCAATTTCTCTGTATGCTGCCGCATTCTGTTGCGATAGAGACATATTTGTCTTGCCAGATAACATGTCCCACTTAGAAGGTTTATAATCATCTTCATCAAATGCAAAAGGATCTTGACGCTCCCGTGAAAGATCAATTTTGGTGTCTTCGGAAATATAGGATCTCTGACTGAGATCAGCATCCATTCTGGAACCATCGCTAAATGCGAAAGGATCTTGACTATCCTCTGAAAGATCAATTTTGGAGTCTTCAAAGTTATAGGATCGCTGACTGAGACCAGCATTCTTCAGGGAAAGATTGCTAAATTTACCAGTTCCACCGCTGACATGTCTTGATGTACCATTGGAAGAACCATTTCTAGAAGAATTGAGTCTTGTGTTCAATGAATAAGTATCAGTCATGGAGGTGCTGGTAGTTTCCAAACTGGATATAGTATATACCGAGCAAGGTGTTGACATTAACCGACTGCTCTGACATCTATTGGAGCTCTTCTCAGAAACATGTTCACTCCCATTAGAAAGACTATAAGACTTTTTGTCATTGGTGGCAGAAGAGGAACTTTTATGTAGACAAATTCCTAGAAAACAATGCGATCAATTATCAGAAAGCCAAAAAGATTAGGAATCAAAAGTTATTCCAAAAACTATAAGTTACCTGACAGAATATTGATGGCACTTATAACTAGTTCTGTAAAAGACAAAGGATTTGCCATGGGATCCAACTTCCTTTTCATTCCTAGCAAATGGCTCTGTTTAGAAAACATGGATGTGGAGATTTATTACACCTTTCAATAATTAACAATAATCAAACATCATAATGCAGTATGAGTTTTACAAActaaaaaggagaagaaaagtgTGACAGAGAGATAGCAGACCAGCGGACTGAGGAGGGAGGGATAGAGAGGGAGGCTAAACCACATTTAAATACCTGATTCTCTTTACTTAGGAATGTGGCATTTTCCATGATCTTCAAACATTTCAAAAGCAGAACCAGGCTCCGCACCATGTGTTTTTCATTTTCCCAAATAGTATGCGAGCTATCTTTTAGCCAACCCTGCATATTAATTTCTGGTGCTTAGTAAGGCAATTTCACCGATAACAATTGAGTACCATATGGACCCCAGGATTCAAATGAAAAAAGTAAGTATATAAATGAAAAAGTTATATTATGTCTAAGGAATTTTGGTTATCATAACTCAATGTGTATTATGTGCACATAAtaaggaaagaaaacaaatcaatGACTGAGAAGTGATATTGTTAGCATGCAAAACCACTCATGTTACTCCAAGAAGAAAATCAGGAACTACAACGAACAATAAAGAAGATGACGCTATCCAAAGGCAAATAGATAAATGCCCATTTGTTACTGTAAAACTACCAATGTGTAGTCAGTGTTGCTCATAAACTGAAGAAAGATATAGGTTACAGAACAGAAGAAACTTGTGAATCTAGATACAACTAAGGCTGCACACCATCATTTTGGTTCTTTACCATCACATGCATTATTTTTTCACAgaaatttattatttacatAGTGAACCAAGAAATTAATGTTGAAGTAGCATAGTGAAGTAAATATCTCTCATAACCATTTAAAGCATTACGGTCCCTTGGTATTCTTTAACATTTAATGAAACACACAGTGAGATCAAACAAACATACAGGTTCACACCTCCATATTGGAATGGCAACCCATGGTCACCTCAAATACAGCATCAAGACCTCCAAGCTCTCGTAACTTTTCCTTAAAGTTGCCCCCCGACTTCCTTACTGCACCAGTGGTTTCTGAAAGTACAGGCCAAAAGCTTGAGATCCTGACTAAATAATGCATAAAAATGTGTATCATAACCAGAAAACCATAAGCTTCAACACAGACTCAGACCTTCAAGAGAGATAGTAGATAAGCAAGCTTTCTCCATAGTCAGCAAAGCTATCCATTTTGGGCATAACTCCGGATTTTCCATTTCTCCTTCATCCCCACAACTTGGTTTCAATTCCTTGCAACCTACAAGAATTTCTTGAACTTTGGAAAAAATAGCGGCAGAGCTGGAGTCCAATCTTTTTGTCGTACACTGCGAGATGTCAGCACCAATACGCAATGCTAGAAGCTTACGTCCAACCTTTGGTACTTTATCTTCTGTGGTGTTAGAGACAATTGGTTTGCAAAACCTAATCAAAAAATTAATACAGTTCGGTGATTCCAGGAGACGATCATCCTGACCCTGCAATATTGAAAGATGACTATCCCCTTAGGtttattagtaaaaaaaaaacaaaaaaaaaaaaataattaattaattgtatgTGCTCTTGAAGAGTCACAGCAGACATGAGCAGTACACAAGAAAACTTCATGAAAGGTACCTATAGaaataaaaacttcaaattagAATGATCACTTTTCGAATACTAAATGACTTACATCACTTGTCAAAACATAGAAAATAGTTGCAGCAGCCAGATTGCTGGGTGAATCATCAAAGCTGAGACCCAATATAGCCTCGATTATAGTTTTTGCCATCCTGAAAATAAGGCACTACCGATCAATTTATAACCCAGAAAAAACCACACAACAATTTTGGTAGAAAGAAGGAGTAAGcaaattttgaaatgaaaaataagcaatcaaatcaaattttctATAGCGCTATCATGTGCCCTCAGATACATCCAACATAGTAAGGCATCCACATACCCGTAAGCAAATTTCGAATCTATACCACGCATCTCTAACAGCACATCTCCAAAACCTCAATTTCAACTCAACATACAATCAAGATTTACTTCAAatacacacacccacactctcCAAATTCACATACCTATCAAAAACTACTTATAATTCAAAAACCCCACATACCCAAAAATCAAATATCCACCAAGAACGAATTAAGACTAACATTTCCAATTATCTACCAAGAAATTCTTTACATTTCACAAAACCCCATTTCAAAAATCGGATATTTACATCCAAGAACCCATCAAAGAAGTAGTTAAAGTCAGCCTAACCTACCCCTGAGTCCTGAGAAGCCGTCTCTGCTGCGCCGTGCCGCAAATAGACAGCAACGACAGCAAGCTAGCCCTTCTGATCCGAACTGGCTGACCCTTCCGGAGACCATCCAGCGCGAAATTGACCTCGTCCACGTGCTCCATCATCTCCCCAAACTCCTGCGCCTCCATCAAGGTCGATGTCGCAAGAATAGACGGCGTCGGCGGCGGCCTGTAGGAGTTCTTCCCCACCGCCTCCTTCCGAGTCTTAGCTTTCTTGGACCTCCCCGAGACGACGCCGTCCAGCGGAAAGCGCTTCAAGGAGGAGTCCTTGGTGACGTAAGGGTCCGAATCGAAGTGGGCCCACCCGGAAGACGAGTCCTCCTGAGACGAGAAATTGAAAGGGTCGCCGCTGCTTTCTGGAGGCTGCGAAAGGGAAAATCCGAAGGGGTCGCTGCTGACGTCGTCGTCGTCGTGAACGGCGTCGTTTAGCTCTGTGTCGGAATACGTTCTGGTAATGTCCCCTCCCTTGCGACGGCCGTACGTTCTCACGATCATCTTGGGTAAACGGCAGCGTTTTGGTTGTGGCTGGGTTCCTTCCTCTGCGTTATCGGTTCGGGACGGGCATGTCTGAATAGAAAAGCCAAGGCTTTTCGTTTTGGGGGAATCACGATTTGAAACTGAAGGGCGAAACTGGAAAATTCTAGGTCTGGAAGACTGGTACTTCaggtgaagaagaaggaggagaggtCTGTTGTCCAatttgaggagagagagaaattgggtcgaagaggggagagagagagagagagagagagagagatgggggttTTTGGTTCGGGTTTcgatttgatttggtttggttttgaattCCTTGGGCTGCCCTTGTTTGTGAAATTCTGTGCCCTTTTTCCTCTCTTTCGCCCAATCACATTCTTCTTGATCATATCGAACTAAGGGTACTTTGGTCTTTTAACATACATTAGGGTTAAGATTGAATTATCCTCTTTCTAATTCCTTATTAAGTAGAGAATGAAGggtttaaattattataaaaattagatAATTGAGGAGTTTTAAATTCGGAACGTATTGGTAActtcaatttctttcttcacttTTATTTCTCGCCTCTCCGCCACAGTGTGGCATAGTACTTTGTTTTTAATAGTTATTCAGAAGAATCAATTGACTTCTCTTATGCTCCATGAAAATTGTCTACAAGAAATTATACATCTTGATCGGTATGTCCTTAAAACAATGATACAAAGGTTTAATCATGGCTGTCTTTGCTTTAATCATGCCAAGTTTAGTAACTTAAAGTGTCATAGAAAATTAGATAATTGGTCATATTTTGTTAATAACTTGAAAACCAAGTAACTAATCCAAAATACAAGACGTGATAGATAATCAACCAACAAATACTCTCCTAGCTCCAACCTTTTCAGGACATTACCAAAGTAGTCATGTCATGTCTAGGAAATGAAACGACATCTCCAAATTAAGTTTCTTTTTGGTTGCAGGGCATATTTTTAGAGCCCAAGCCCTTTTCAGCTTCAGATAGGCCTCGGCCCATGTACAATGAAATCAGGCCCGGTCCAAATGAACCAACTGCTGCAtagtatttttgtttgtttttgtttttttattttttattttagtgggGAATCGTTATGGTTGTTAATTACTATAAGCTTTGGGTAAGGTTGACCAACTTGTTTAACATTTATCATGTTTTAAGAGAAGTACGATACTCATTAATTTTAACGCGAATTCGTCTAAAAAGGATAGAGTATAAAATATGCTCGTTAAAATCTTGTCGACATTTTCAATTtggtcaaataaaaaaacatgttGCACCACAACATTTAACATGTCTTGTTTTTATATTCCGAaagttggagagattttttagtacaCCTAGAACATTAAGTGTAGTAATACAGTTGGTTGGACACtcgaaaaaaaatatttcaactaATTGTATTACGACACTTGATGTATCGAGCCGCATTCTtgacatactgaaaaatctttccaaatgtttataaaaataaCGTGTGATGTCATATTCATTGAATTCAATCATAAATATAAAACCAAATTTGATAAATAGTACTAGTGGAATATGAATGGTATGGATGGATCATCAAATTCAAACATTAATGCctacatatatatttgtttacaCATTTGAATGCCATTGGTGCGACATGCCTCGGTCATTTTATAACTACATCAACCAAATGTACTCTATATTATTTTCCTTGTTTACATTCTCAATTTGCGTTAAATATCGAAAGAGCATGGAGTGAAATCTTAAAGATTCAGGTTAGGTTGAAATAGTCTTGACAAACAAATTGTGTTTGTCgtgtttatgttatatttattATCTTAACATGTTGTGCCATGTCAAACCCGTTATCGGGTTATGCAATAAATTGTCATGTTTAATCCCGATATCTGGCAAATGATATCTTATTGAGTTACCCGATAATGACTTGACTTGTTAATGGTTGACTTAAAacctgttattttcgtgtcgtttcgTGTAAAGTTAACAGATTATGCAATAAATTATCATGCCTAAATTAAAGGATTAAGCGAGACAAACGACATAAAGGCTTAATCGTTAGACTACTTTTGTAGCCTTACTCTTTCTCAATTTGCATTGTATTAGTTATAACCTATTTTGAAAGCTCTTTGTACATACATATGAAATCAAGGTTGTGAGAATTGTAgttcaacaaattaattaaacatatCATTAACAAAAAGTGAGGGATGCCATCTCCTCCGGTAGGTGGGGAGAAAGGGGGGA
This genomic stretch from Pyrus communis chromosome 2, drPyrComm1.1, whole genome shotgun sequence harbors:
- the LOC137726581 gene encoding wings apart-like protein 1 is translated as MIVRTYGRRKGGDITRTYSDTELNDAVHDDDDVSSDPFGFSLSQPPESSGDPFNFSSQEDSSSGWAHFDSDPYVTKDSSLKRFPLDGVVSGRSKKAKTRKEAVGKNSYRPPPTPSILATSTLMEAQEFGEMMEHVDEVNFALDGLRKGQPVRIRRASLLSLLSICGTAQQRRLLRTQGMAKTIIEAILGLSFDDSPSNLAAATIFYVLTSDGQDDRLLESPNCINFLIRFCKPIVSNTTEDKVPKVGRKLLALRIGADISQCTTKRLDSSSAAIFSKVQEILVGCKELKPSCGDEGEMENPELCPKWIALLTMEKACLSTISLEETTGAVRKSGGNFKEKLRELGGLDAVFEVTMGCHSNMEGWLKDSSHTIWENEKHMVRSLVLLLKCLKIMENATFLSKENQSHLLGMKRKLDPMANPLSFTELVISAINILSGICLHKSSSSATNDKKSYSLSNGSEHVSEKSSNRCQSSRLMSTPCSVYTISSLETTSTSMTDTYSLNTRLNSSRNGSSNGTSRHVSGGTGKFSNLSLKNAGLSQRSYNFEDSKIDLSEDSQDPFAFSDGSRMDADLSQRSYISEDTKIDLSRERQDPFAFDEDDYKPSKWDMLSGKTNMSLSQQNAAAYREIDDICQLQHIMRQEASSNGENHQTQETSCSGAVSQEGSSLVADCLLTAVKVLMNLANDNPVGCQQIAAYGGLETLSSLIANHFPCFNSSSSPFSERSENISSIELDHQNNRHLTDQELDFLVAILGLLVNLVEKDGQNRSRLAAASVQVASSEGFGEESRKDLIPLICSIFLANQGAGEGGGEEMVLPTDEAAVLQGEQEAEKMIIEAYSALLLAFLSTESKNIRDAISDCLPDRNLAILVPVLDRFVAFHLTLNMISPETHKAVSEVIESCRMR